From the Leptospira biflexa serovar Patoc strain 'Patoc 1 (Paris)' genome, one window contains:
- a CDS encoding class I SAM-dependent methyltransferase, which yields MTERGLGALTMFENRLRKLKKEREKWAKRENINCYRIYSEDIPQIPFILDRYPNGLVLYDKSSLRFQAETDHDARLKEIVRIVMEVFQIPENKLFLKQRKKQKGLDQYEKFSIEGNFFWTTEANLEFRINLSDYLDTGLFLDHRITRSWLKEKSKNKSVLNLFSYTGAFSVYAASGGASKTKSIDLSKTYCDWAVQNLRRNGFEGSNHKIINADILKWIEEESKNPNRERYDFIFLDPPTFSNSKKMYEEWEVQTKHRNLLLLLLTKFLSDKGEIWFSTNFRKFKMEVEEEEWKERGYQCLNRTKESIPPDFRDEKIHQLFCIMPLV from the coding sequence ATGACCGAACGAGGATTAGGTGCCCTCACGATGTTTGAAAATCGCCTGCGTAAATTAAAAAAAGAACGCGAAAAATGGGCGAAGCGAGAAAACATCAATTGTTACCGAATTTATTCAGAAGACATCCCTCAGATTCCATTTATTTTGGATCGGTATCCGAATGGTTTAGTATTATACGACAAAAGTTCCTTACGTTTCCAAGCTGAAACGGATCATGATGCACGATTGAAAGAAATTGTTCGGATAGTTATGGAAGTATTTCAAATTCCTGAAAACAAACTCTTTTTAAAGCAGCGTAAAAAACAAAAAGGTTTAGACCAATATGAAAAATTTTCAATTGAAGGTAATTTTTTTTGGACTACGGAAGCGAACTTAGAATTTAGAATCAATTTGTCTGACTATTTGGATACAGGTTTATTTTTAGACCATCGCATCACCAGGTCTTGGTTAAAAGAAAAATCCAAAAATAAATCTGTTTTAAATTTATTTTCCTACACAGGCGCTTTTTCCGTATATGCTGCGTCAGGTGGAGCTTCCAAAACAAAAAGTATTGATCTTTCCAAAACTTATTGTGATTGGGCAGTTCAAAATTTGAGACGAAATGGTTTTGAAGGTTCGAATCATAAAATCATCAACGCAGACATTTTGAAGTGGATCGAAGAAGAGTCAAAAAATCCAAATCGAGAACGATATGATTTTATTTTTTTGGATCCACCTACATTTTCTAACAGTAAAAAAATGTACGAAGAATGGGAAGTCCAAACCAAACATCGAAACTTACTGTTGTTATTGCTAACGAAATTTTTATCGGATAAGGGTGAGATTTGGTTTTCAACGAATTTTCGGAAATTCAAAATGGAAGTAGAGGAGGAGGAATGGAAAGAGAGAGGTTACCAGTGTTTGAATAGGACCAAAGAATCAATCCCTCCAGATTTTAGAGATGAGAAAATCCATCAATTATTCTGTATCATGCCTTTGGTTTAA
- a CDS encoding Fur family transcriptional regulator — protein sequence MAGDPSQILKKIGLKVTKNREQVLSILQGSTRPLNHQEIMEKLPKEESWDRVTIYRALSDLEEKNLLNSLHSADRVTYFELKSDGNHIVSAAHGHLICNVCGKIECIDDPWNGMPSSKQLKGFTTESVEIVFRGKCRNCQ from the coding sequence ATGGCTGGTGATCCTTCTCAAATTCTCAAAAAAATCGGGCTCAAAGTAACTAAAAACAGAGAACAAGTTTTATCCATTTTACAAGGATCCACAAGACCACTCAACCACCAAGAAATCATGGAAAAACTTCCCAAAGAAGAGTCTTGGGACAGAGTTACAATCTACCGTGCTTTATCAGACCTAGAAGAAAAAAATCTTTTGAACTCACTTCATTCTGCAGATCGAGTCACCTACTTTGAGCTAAAATCAGATGGGAACCATATTGTGTCTGCTGCACATGGACATTTGATTTGTAATGTCTGCGGAAAAATCGAATGCATTGACGATCCTTGGAATGGGATGCCTTCTTCAAAACAACTCAAAGGTTTCACAACTGAATCTGTTGAAATCGTTTTTAGAGGCAAGTGTAGAAATTGCCAATAG
- a CDS encoding ribonuclease HI family protein produces the protein MSTKDTTFVYCDGSSRGNPGPAAIGVSFQNNEGMEFHFLSEKIGNATNNVAEWNALSRGMEEAIRQSIKKIKFRLDSELVVKQMKGEYKVKNKDLMVFKTKCDQLKNSFESFDIQYIPREQNARADQLANFAQDSKP, from the coding sequence ATGTCCACAAAAGATACGACTTTCGTTTATTGTGATGGAAGCTCCAGAGGGAATCCTGGACCCGCTGCAATCGGTGTTTCCTTTCAAAACAATGAAGGAATGGAATTTCATTTCCTTTCAGAAAAAATAGGGAACGCAACCAATAATGTCGCTGAATGGAACGCACTATCTCGTGGAATGGAAGAAGCGATTAGGCAAAGCATAAAAAAGATTAAGTTTCGATTGGACTCAGAACTTGTCGTCAAACAAATGAAAGGTGAATATAAAGTAAAAAATAAAGATCTAATGGTATTTAAAACGAAGTGTGACCAACTTAAAAATTCATTTGAGAGCTTTGATATTCAATACATTCCGCGCGAACAAAATGCACGAGCCGATCAACTTGCTAATTTTGCTCAAGATTCCAAACCATGA
- a CDS encoding CCA tRNA nucleotidyltransferase — protein sequence MPIDQSLTTLIPTLHKKHLDTINFALKNAGFECYLVGGSVRDLVMKKIPKEYDLTTNAEPKDVKKLFRTVIDTGIEHGTVTVVLDKVNYEVTTYRIDKDYVDGRRPGHVEFGTTLHEDLKRRDFTMNALAYDLTSGVLIDDHNGLADIKSKTIRTIGNPIQRFTEDGLRPIRALRFASTLNFKIDEETKKAIHQTKHITKKISLERFQDEILKSFLGEKPSVMIALLVEENLFQVFLPSMQLDLIPNEIFLEELNKVSKDLVGLQLSFAFYSILPNVSLKELETYLRSLKFSGQNIKDTLLFSELIQKWNQYPDLNSLTTYDIKKYFLAPVKRHFQSRYELNEIFFQKLTPIFGNEIMKLLSIWNENPPLLLSDLSINGNHLSENFPDLPKLKFGEVLSFLLELVLQSPKENEFHKLITHSAEFINNLTK from the coding sequence TTGCCAATAGACCAGAGCCTCACTACTTTAATCCCCACTTTACATAAAAAACATTTAGATACGATCAATTTTGCATTAAAAAATGCAGGATTTGAATGTTATCTCGTAGGTGGATCGGTTCGAGATTTAGTGATGAAAAAAATTCCCAAAGAATATGATCTCACGACAAATGCAGAACCTAAAGATGTTAAAAAATTATTTCGCACTGTCATTGATACTGGAATCGAACATGGCACAGTCACAGTCGTATTAGACAAAGTAAATTATGAAGTGACCACTTATCGAATCGACAAAGATTACGTGGATGGTCGAAGGCCTGGTCATGTTGAGTTTGGAACAACTTTACATGAAGATTTAAAGAGAAGGGATTTTACAATGAATGCCTTGGCTTATGATCTAACTTCAGGTGTGTTGATTGATGATCATAATGGACTCGCCGATATCAAAAGCAAAACCATTCGAACTATAGGGAATCCAATACAAAGGTTTACAGAGGATGGACTTAGGCCAATTAGAGCCTTAAGATTTGCTAGTACTCTAAATTTTAAGATCGATGAAGAAACAAAAAAAGCAATTCATCAAACAAAACATATCACAAAAAAAATTTCCTTAGAAAGATTTCAGGATGAAATATTGAAATCATTCCTTGGCGAAAAACCATCAGTTATGATTGCACTTTTAGTCGAAGAAAACCTATTTCAAGTTTTTCTTCCTTCTATGCAGCTTGATTTGATTCCAAATGAAATCTTTTTGGAAGAATTGAATAAGGTTTCAAAAGATTTAGTAGGGTTGCAACTTTCCTTTGCATTTTATTCAATTTTACCGAATGTAAGTTTAAAGGAATTGGAAACATATTTAAGATCCCTCAAATTTTCTGGACAGAATATAAAGGATACCCTTCTCTTCTCTGAACTCATTCAAAAATGGAATCAATACCCTGATTTAAATTCTCTCACAACTTACGATATTAAAAAATATTTCTTAGCGCCCGTTAAACGGCATTTCCAATCGCGATATGAATTGAACGAAATCTTTTTTCAAAAACTCACGCCGATTTTCGGAAATGAAATTATGAAATTACTTTCAATTTGGAATGAAAATCCTCCACTTCTGTTGTCCGATTTATCCATCAATGGGAATCATTTGAGTGAAAATTTCCCAGATTTGCCCAAACTCAAATTTGGAGAGGTCTTAAGTTTCCTTTTAGAACTGGTTCTGCAGTCGCCTAAAGAAAATGAATTTCACAAATTAATCACCCATTCTGCTGAATTTATAAACAATTTGACCAAATAA
- a CDS encoding motility protein A: MIHSTLLGILVAILSVFVAILIEGASLRSFFHIPAMFLIVGGTLGATFASFSISQISKAVRDTRYALRKQKETDLKLVFFRFWEKARKDGLLSLEDESKKLDNSFLQKGIQLIVDGSDPRTIEEILWEAHEEKEKVDLKSAKIFETAAGFSPTIGIIGTVLGLVTVLENLDGGTKALGQGIATAFIATFYGISFANLILLPISNQLKVVAKRESNERQAIMRGILSLQSGENRRILAERIDPFVN; this comes from the coding sequence ATGATCCATTCAACACTACTCGGAATACTTGTAGCTATTTTATCTGTTTTCGTTGCTATTTTAATTGAAGGTGCTTCTCTTAGGTCCTTCTTCCACATACCAGCGATGTTTCTTATCGTTGGTGGTACGTTAGGTGCTACATTTGCTTCATTTTCAATTTCTCAGATTTCAAAGGCAGTGAGAGACACACGATATGCTTTACGCAAACAGAAAGAAACTGATCTCAAACTTGTGTTCTTTCGGTTTTGGGAAAAAGCAAGAAAAGATGGATTACTTTCTTTAGAAGATGAATCGAAAAAATTAGATAATTCATTTTTACAAAAAGGAATCCAATTGATAGTGGATGGTTCCGATCCAAGGACCATTGAAGAAATACTTTGGGAAGCACATGAGGAAAAAGAGAAGGTAGATTTAAAATCAGCAAAAATTTTTGAAACGGCAGCAGGATTTTCTCCTACGATCGGAATTATAGGAACAGTGCTTGGTCTTGTTACGGTTTTGGAAAATTTAGACGGAGGCACAAAGGCACTTGGACAAGGAATCGCAACCGCCTTCATTGCTACTTTTTATGGAATTTCATTTGCTAACCTCATTTTGTTACCAATTTCCAATCAATTGAAAGTCGTAGCAAAACGTGAAAGTAATGAACGCCAAGCCATTATGAGAGGAATCTTATCATTACAATCTGGCGAAAATCGAAGAATTTTAGCGGAGCGAATTGATCCTTTCGTCAACTAA